In Synechococcus sp. PCC 6312, one genomic interval encodes:
- the holA gene encoding DNA polymerase III subunit delta, producing the protein MPVYFYWGEDSYRLHQACQALRDKLVDPTWDSFNFEKLSGEQSDILIQAMTQALTPPFGSGQRLVWVQETTVGQRCSAELLAELERTLPLIPAESHLLLTSSAKPDGRSKAVKFLQQQAKFLEFSLIPAWKTDELEQHIKTTAKGLGLELTSEAVDLLVEAVGNDTRQLVNELEKLRLYVPPQMTITAQHVQNLVTTTTQNSLELASTVLKGQVGKSLDLLGDLLRQNEPPLRLLASLTRQFRTWLWVKLLSDAQERDPQVIAKAAEIGNPKRVYFLQKEVQPLSRQSLEQALPLLLTMELQLKQGNDPQITLPMGIIQLCQCFGKTGLGRD; encoded by the coding sequence ATGCCAGTCTATTTTTATTGGGGCGAAGATAGCTACCGACTCCACCAGGCCTGTCAAGCCTTACGGGATAAACTTGTGGATCCGACCTGGGACAGTTTTAATTTTGAAAAGCTCTCTGGGGAACAATCGGACATCCTCATTCAAGCGATGACCCAGGCCCTCACGCCTCCCTTTGGCAGTGGACAACGACTGGTTTGGGTACAGGAAACTACGGTGGGGCAACGCTGCAGTGCCGAACTCTTAGCCGAATTAGAACGCACCCTGCCCCTGATCCCGGCCGAGTCCCATTTACTTTTAACCAGTAGTGCTAAGCCCGATGGCCGCAGCAAAGCGGTTAAATTTCTCCAACAACAGGCCAAGTTTCTCGAATTTAGTTTGATCCCGGCCTGGAAAACCGATGAGTTGGAGCAGCATATTAAAACGACGGCCAAGGGCCTGGGCCTGGAACTCACCTCAGAGGCAGTGGATTTACTTGTAGAAGCGGTGGGCAACGATACCCGGCAATTGGTGAATGAACTGGAAAAACTCCGGCTCTATGTCCCCCCTCAAATGACCATTACTGCCCAACACGTCCAAAATTTAGTCACGACCACCACCCAAAACAGCTTGGAATTGGCCAGCACGGTTCTGAAAGGGCAAGTCGGAAAATCCCTGGATCTCTTGGGCGACCTCTTACGCCAAAATGAACCACCCCTGCGTCTCCTCGCCAGTCTTACCCGTCAATTTCGGACGTGGTTATGGGTCAAACTCCTCAGCGATGCCCAAGAACGGGATCCGCAAGTCATTGCCAAAGCGGCGGAGATTGGCAACCCCAAGCGAGTCTATTTCCTCCAAAAAGAAGTTCAACCCCTCAGTCGCCAAAGCTTGGAACAGGCCCTCCCACTTCTATTGACGATGGAGCTACAACTCAAGCAGGGCAACGATCCCCAGATCACCTTACCGATGGGGATTATTCAACTGTGTCAGTGCTTTGGGAAGACTGGGCTGGGGCGGGATTAA